From a single Bacteroidota bacterium genomic region:
- a CDS encoding 30S ribosomal protein S21, producing the protein MIIVPIKENETIDKALKKYKKKFEKTGTVKQLRARQAFEKPSITRRTEIKKAIYKNHLQAAVEV; encoded by the coding sequence ATGATCATCGTTCCAATCAAAGAAAACGAAACAATCGACAAGGCGCTTAAAAAGTACAAGAAGAAGTTTGAGAAAACCGGTACTGTAAAGCAATTGCGTGCACGTCAGGCATTTGAGAAGCCTTCTATTACACGTCGTACGGAAATTAAAAAGGCGATTTACAAGAATCATCTGCAAGCTGCGGTAGAGGTTTAA
- a CDS encoding PAS domain S-box protein — MSPDYFLAIVLIAGSTLLLLVIVLWFKLGRSNKKEKEEISFNTLFDQQPEAWLIIDGITLRTIKANQKAMNLFGIFREQFLNKLSFDKLFEEELSEDEVSLLLNAIDNNTFVNKTLVCRSLSGRNFKMSVSINRVSEGNLFCRFMEPLVMAIPMQHQVETAAIETTQKLQMNVPEIITAPESASLTENNKREFSDLPEMGLSVQHLSSATEAIAFVHADQSIMESNEAFSLLTGYSIEELKTLGFDQLIHPSQSMLHEDWFAGLADGRNNVSRTERIIIRKDGKPASLELLAAGMPSRQSVIITAIDNSSAREAQQVLMRNRENLRALVENTGETVFSLDALGKITVLNSRYKDLFFLNRAVHLTEGMLFEEQLPQEERKVFRERFRSVLQGKTLNYREDFKNESGLTQVYEALLYPVRDEEGLITGITYAGRDITERLKQEEALREARDNAEQATLAKSEFLAVMSHEIRTPLNGLIGISELLNNTHLDHQQKEFVDIIRLSGEALLQVISDILDFSKIEANKMQLEIAPFHVEDVAKETMTILSGKAKEKGIDLKIELAEGLPAVIYGDKARLRQVLMNLVGNSLKFTEKGSVSILIKKSEETEDRQVIEFAVKDTGVGIEADQAENLFTAFTQADPSTYRKYGGTGLGLTICKTLVNLMGGEIWVESRPGEGSTFYFNISSAIATKPVEIETAKAQALPMPKSAFSESTADFALKYPARILLVDDNDINRLLARKLFERLGYSIESVADGKKAYDLIKEKDFDLVFMDVQMPEWDGLYATRMIRADISPVRQPVIIAMTAFAGKDDKDACKEAGMDDYVSKPIILDDMEQMLLKWTPDKIQEMKQKTEQVKTSVKSTEKELLDTTSIQRLLKIGEQTDPGFLQQVLEMFMKQAPENIGEICNFLDRGDFTGMWKTAHKLKGTSLNIGAARMAEVCKEIEKKGRNLETNGLQGLCMQLESDYELTLVELKKMFQYN; from the coding sequence ATGAGCCCCGATTATTTTTTAGCCATAGTTTTGATTGCCGGTAGCACTTTGTTGCTGTTAGTGATCGTGCTCTGGTTTAAATTGGGCAGATCCAACAAAAAGGAAAAGGAAGAAATTTCATTCAATACACTTTTTGATCAGCAACCTGAAGCCTGGTTAATTATTGATGGGATAACGCTTCGAACGATCAAGGCCAATCAAAAGGCGATGAATCTTTTTGGCATTTTCCGGGAGCAGTTTCTGAATAAGCTCAGTTTCGATAAGCTTTTTGAAGAAGAGCTTTCAGAGGATGAGGTTTCATTGCTACTGAATGCAATTGACAATAATACTTTCGTGAATAAAACCCTTGTTTGCAGAAGTCTGAGTGGTAGAAATTTCAAAATGTCTGTCAGTATCAACAGGGTGAGCGAAGGGAATTTATTTTGCAGATTTATGGAACCGCTGGTGATGGCCATACCCATGCAACATCAGGTGGAAACAGCTGCGATTGAAACTACCCAAAAGTTGCAGATGAATGTTCCGGAAATCATTACAGCACCGGAGTCTGCTTCGTTGACAGAGAATAATAAACGTGAGTTTTCGGATTTGCCGGAGATGGGCTTATCTGTTCAACATCTTTCTTCTGCTACTGAGGCGATTGCTTTTGTTCATGCTGATCAAAGCATAATGGAATCGAATGAGGCGTTTTCCCTTCTTACCGGTTACAGCATTGAGGAATTAAAAACGCTGGGTTTCGATCAGCTTATCCATCCATCTCAGTCGATGTTGCATGAAGATTGGTTTGCAGGCCTTGCCGATGGAAGGAATAATGTTTCACGTACGGAGAGGATTATCATTCGCAAGGATGGTAAGCCTGCATCACTGGAATTATTGGCTGCAGGAATGCCTTCTCGTCAGTCAGTGATTATTACGGCTATTGATAACAGCAGCGCACGTGAAGCCCAACAGGTATTGATGCGAAACCGCGAAAACCTGCGGGCATTGGTAGAAAATACCGGAGAGACTGTTTTTTCACTCGATGCATTGGGCAAGATAACGGTGCTGAATAGCCGCTATAAGGATTTGTTTTTCCTGAACCGGGCTGTTCATCTCACAGAGGGTATGCTGTTTGAGGAACAACTTCCACAGGAAGAAAGAAAGGTTTTCCGGGAGCGGTTCAGGTCTGTTTTACAAGGGAAAACCTTAAATTACAGAGAAGATTTTAAGAATGAATCCGGACTCACTCAGGTGTATGAAGCCTTGCTCTATCCGGTGCGGGATGAGGAAGGGTTGATAACGGGTATCACCTATGCCGGAAGGGATATCACCGAACGGCTGAAGCAGGAAGAAGCTTTGCGGGAGGCGAGGGATAATGCCGAACAGGCTACGCTGGCGAAGTCGGAGTTTTTAGCTGTGATGAGCCATGAAATCCGGACACCATTGAATGGTCTGATCGGTATTTCTGAGTTGCTTAACAATACGCATCTGGATCATCAGCAAAAGGAGTTTGTGGATATTATTCGGCTCAGTGGTGAAGCATTGTTGCAGGTGATTTCTGATATTCTTGATTTTTCAAAGATCGAAGCCAATAAGATGCAGTTGGAAATCGCTCCTTTTCATGTGGAGGATGTGGCAAAAGAAACGATGACGATTTTATCCGGTAAGGCGAAGGAGAAGGGGATAGACTTGAAGATAGAATTGGCGGAAGGTTTGCCTGCCGTCATTTATGGGGATAAAGCCCGACTCCGGCAGGTCTTGATGAATCTTGTCGGGAATTCTTTAAAATTTACAGAGAAGGGTAGTGTAAGCATTTTGATTAAGAAATCAGAGGAAACAGAAGACCGGCAAGTGATTGAATTTGCAGTGAAAGATACCGGTGTGGGCATTGAAGCAGATCAGGCGGAGAATCTTTTCACTGCATTTACGCAGGCCGATCCATCTACTTATAGAAAGTATGGGGGTACAGGTCTTGGCTTAACCATATGTAAAACCCTTGTTAATTTAATGGGTGGTGAAATATGGGTGGAGAGCCGTCCGGGAGAAGGAAGCACGTTTTATTTTAATATCAGTTCAGCGATCGCCACAAAGCCTGTTGAAATTGAAACGGCGAAAGCGCAGGCATTACCAATGCCGAAATCGGCTTTCAGTGAATCAACTGCAGATTTCGCTTTGAAATACCCTGCCCGAATTCTATTGGTAGATGATAACGATATCAACCGGCTTCTTGCCCGAAAATTATTTGAGCGATTGGGATATTCCATAGAGTCAGTAGCAGATGGAAAGAAGGCTTATGATTTGATTAAGGAGAAAGATTTTGATCTGGTATTTATGGATGTACAAATGCCAGAATGGGATGGCCTCTACGCCACCCGGATGATCAGAGCGGATATTTCTCCTGTACGTCAACCCGTCATCATTGCCATGACCGCTTTTGCGGGTAAGGATGATAAGGATGCCTGTAAAGAAGCAGGGATGGATGATTATGTATCCAAACCAATCATTTTGGACGATATGGAACAAATGTTATTAAAGTGGACCCCGGATAAAATTCAGGAAATGAAACAGAAAACAGAACAAGTTAAAACATCAGTAAAAAGTACTGAAAAGGAATTGCTGGATACAACATCCATTCAACGTCTTTTAAAAATCGGTGAACAAACAGATCCCGGCTTTCTGCAGCAAGTACTGGAGATGTTTATGAAGCAGGCACCCGAGAATATTGGTGAGATTTGTAATTTCCTTGACAGAGGGGATTTTACCGGAATGTGGAAAACTGCACATAAACTGAAAGGAACGAGTTTGAATATCGGTGCCGCACGTATGGCCGAAGTGTGTAAAGAGATCGAGAAAAAGGGGAGAAATCTTGAAACGAATGGTTTACAAGGGCTATGCATGCAACTGGAAAGTGATTATGAGTTAACTTTAGTTGAACTGAAAAAGATGTTTCAATATAATTAG
- a CDS encoding DUF5606 domain-containing protein, producing the protein MSFDKIISVPGLSGLFKMVAQMRNSGFVVESLADGRRIPVSSMQRIIMLKDIAVYTMEDDIPLYDVFKKMKEQDALALSISPKAEPADLKATLKKILPEFDDERVHASDIRKMFIWYKLVKDIVGSPEAEEAMKLEAGEMPVKEADAEVPAAEVVAEKVVKKKAVKKKEEVVAEAATEEAPKKKARKSSKTAE; encoded by the coding sequence ATGAGTTTCGATAAAATAATCTCAGTTCCCGGATTAAGCGGGTTGTTTAAGATGGTCGCTCAAATGCGGAATAGCGGCTTTGTAGTAGAGTCATTGGCCGATGGTCGCCGTATTCCCGTTTCTTCTATGCAGCGGATAATCATGTTAAAGGATATTGCTGTTTATACCATGGAAGATGATATTCCGCTGTATGACGTTTTTAAGAAAATGAAGGAGCAGGATGCGCTGGCGCTTTCTATTTCACCTAAAGCCGAACCGGCTGATTTAAAAGCAACTCTGAAGAAAATTCTTCCTGAGTTTGACGACGAACGGGTGCACGCTTCTGATATTCGCAAAATGTTTATCTGGTATAAACTGGTTAAAGATATCGTTGGTTCTCCGGAAGCGGAAGAAGCAATGAAACTGGAAGCCGGTGAAATGCCGGTGAAAGAAGCTGATGCTGAAGTGCCTGCCGCAGAGGTGGTTGCCGAGAAAGTGGTGAAGAAGAAGGCCGTCAAGAAGAAGGAAGAGGTGGTTGCAGAGGCCGCTACAGAAGAAGCTCCAAAGAAGAAAGCCAGAAAATCTTCTAAAACGGCAGAGTGA
- a CDS encoding S9 family peptidase, whose translation MTKKLLMLAFALVVSHSLSAQVKTYELRDFFKNAEKTRFQISPEGDLLSYLAPWNNRMNIHIQKPGEKTATRITSLTDRDISGYFWKNNSSLIYVRDFGGDENFHLFVASTDGKTEKDLTPFKEVRVSIVDDLEDFPNEVLIQMNKDNPEVFDVYRLNITTGDMKQVAKNPGNISGWVTDHTGAIRAAVTTDGVESSLLVREKETDEFKVLMTTDFRESVSPLFYTFDNKQLYAASNVGRDKQAIVRINTSTGKEEELLFEHPEVDVSELSFSRKRKVLTSIGFETDKYEYKFLDVETETMYTKFQEELKGYHIAVTSKNKNEDKFLVRTYSDRSLGAYYMYDKATDKLTKLHEVSPWINEDDMCEMRPVSYEARDGKIIHGYLTIPKTVKDQTKLPVVINPHGGPWARDSWGYNPEVQFLANRGYAVFQMNFRGSTGYGRKFWESSFKQWGQAMQNDISDGVKWLVANGIADPKRVAIYGASYGGYATLAGITTTPDLYACAVDYVGVSNLFTFMKTIPPYWKPYLEMMYTMVGNPQNPEDSVMMHQYSPVFHVDKIKCPLFIAQGAKDPRVNKDESDQVVEALKKNNIEVQYLVKDNEGHGFRNEENKFEFYGAMETFLGKHLAKKSDEPLFKSTPYGK comes from the coding sequence ATGACAAAAAAACTTCTAATGCTCGCGTTTGCTCTTGTTGTATCGCATTCGCTTTCAGCACAGGTAAAGACCTATGAACTTCGGGACTTCTTTAAAAACGCTGAAAAAACCCGATTCCAGATTTCACCGGAAGGAGACCTTTTGTCTTATTTGGCACCATGGAACAACAGAATGAATATTCACATTCAAAAACCAGGAGAAAAGACTGCCACCCGTATTACCAGCCTTACCGATCGTGATATCAGCGGATATTTCTGGAAAAACAACAGTAGCCTGATCTATGTACGTGACTTTGGGGGAGATGAAAACTTCCACTTATTTGTGGCGTCTACAGATGGAAAAACAGAAAAAGATCTTACTCCATTTAAAGAGGTGCGGGTATCAATTGTTGATGATCTCGAAGATTTCCCGAATGAAGTACTCATCCAAATGAACAAGGATAATCCCGAAGTTTTTGATGTGTATCGTCTCAACATTACCACGGGTGATATGAAACAAGTAGCAAAAAATCCGGGAAATATTTCAGGATGGGTAACAGATCATACCGGTGCCATTCGTGCGGCTGTAACGACTGATGGTGTTGAGTCCAGTTTATTGGTACGTGAAAAAGAAACGGATGAATTCAAGGTATTAATGACAACTGATTTCCGGGAATCTGTTTCCCCTCTTTTTTATACATTTGATAATAAGCAACTCTATGCCGCCAGTAATGTAGGAAGGGATAAGCAAGCAATAGTTCGAATAAACACCAGTACCGGTAAAGAAGAAGAATTACTTTTTGAGCACCCCGAAGTGGATGTTTCAGAACTCAGTTTTTCGAGAAAAAGAAAAGTACTTACAAGCATAGGATTTGAGACTGATAAATACGAATATAAATTTCTGGATGTTGAAACTGAAACTATGTACACCAAATTTCAGGAAGAATTGAAAGGTTACCATATTGCAGTGACATCAAAGAACAAAAACGAAGATAAATTTCTGGTTCGAACATACAGTGATCGAAGCCTCGGCGCCTATTATATGTATGATAAGGCGACCGACAAACTCACGAAATTGCATGAAGTAAGTCCGTGGATCAATGAGGATGACATGTGCGAAATGCGTCCGGTAAGTTATGAAGCCCGTGATGGAAAAATTATCCATGGCTATCTGACTATCCCTAAAACCGTAAAAGATCAAACGAAACTTCCTGTAGTGATCAATCCTCATGGTGGACCATGGGCGCGTGATAGCTGGGGTTACAATCCGGAGGTTCAGTTTCTGGCCAACCGTGGCTATGCCGTTTTTCAGATGAACTTCAGAGGAAGTACAGGATATGGCCGTAAGTTTTGGGAATCCTCATTCAAACAATGGGGACAAGCTATGCAGAATGATATATCAGATGGCGTAAAATGGCTGGTGGCTAATGGCATTGCTGACCCGAAAAGAGTGGCAATTTACGGTGCTTCCTACGGGGGATATGCAACGCTGGCAGGCATCACCACTACACCTGACCTATATGCTTGTGCGGTGGACTATGTAGGGGTATCCAATCTCTTCACCTTCATGAAAACCATTCCTCCCTACTGGAAACCCTATTTGGAGATGATGTATACCATGGTCGGCAATCCACAAAATCCGGAAGATTCAGTGATGATGCATCAATACTCCCCGGTTTTTCATGTGGACAAAATAAAATGTCCGCTCTTTATTGCGCAAGGAGCTAAAGATCCACGTGTAAATAAAGATGAGAGTGATCAGGTGGTTGAAGCATTGAAGAAAAACAATATTGAAGTGCAATACCTGGTTAAAGACAATGAAGGCCATGGATTCAGAAACGAAGAAAATAAATTTGAATTTTATGGTGCAATGGAGACCTTTTTAGGGAAACATCTGGCAAAAAAAAGCGATGAACCGCTCTTCAAAAGCACACCCTATGGCAAATAG
- a CDS encoding 3-hydroxyacyl-CoA dehydrogenase/enoyl-CoA hydratase family protein, whose protein sequence is MRKIKKVAVLGSGIMGSRIACHFANIGLSVLLLDIVPNELLKEEEAKGLTLQHPAVRNRIVNAALDATLKSNPASLYKKSYASRIKTGNFEDNLPEIESCDWIIEAVVEKLEIKKSIFTSVEKYRKPGTLITTNTSGIPIALMEDGRSDDFKKHFCGTHFFNPPRYLRLLEIIPGTNTDKEIISFLMEYGDLYLGKTTVLCKDTPAFIANRIGVFGIMYLFHLVEKMQLAIEDVDKLTGPVLGRPKSATFRTCDVVGLDTLVHVANGLSAGLKDDSLKEYFKLPGYISKMTENKWLGDKTKQGFYKKVKGADGKSEILALDLSSLDYRAQKKTKFATLELTKTVDDLRERMKILVAGKDQAGEFYRASFYGLFRYVSERIPEIADEVFRIDAAMESGFGWEIGPFESWDVLGVEGTLKAMEKADMKGAPWVYDMIAAGCATFYKVQDGKKWYYDIPSKGYKIIPGQEAYLYLQPLRGTKTVWSNSGCSVIDIGDDVLCCEFRTKMNTIGGEVVQGVNKAIELAEENFQGLVIGNEGPNFSAGANLAMVFMMAIEQEWDEIDMAIRMFQKMNMRVRYSSIPVVVAPFGLSLGGGCEMTLHADKVQAHAELYTGMVEFGVGLIPGGGGSKEFALRLSDSFKEGDIEINALRDRFLTIGQAKVSTSAAEAFDLGILRPGLDEVSMNKSRLLSDAKSAVIELASAGYTQKSPRKDIKVLGKSGLGIVWVGADTMYSGHYISEHDQKISQKLGFILCGGDLSSPTLVSEQYLLDLEREAFLSLCGEKKTLERIQSILTTGKPLRN, encoded by the coding sequence ATGCGTAAGATAAAAAAAGTGGCTGTATTGGGATCCGGAATCATGGGCTCAAGAATTGCTTGTCATTTTGCAAATATTGGACTGAGTGTACTCCTGCTGGATATCGTCCCCAATGAACTTTTAAAAGAAGAGGAAGCCAAAGGTTTAACACTTCAACATCCGGCGGTACGAAACCGAATCGTGAATGCAGCCCTTGATGCCACATTGAAATCCAATCCGGCTTCCCTATATAAAAAATCATACGCTAGTCGGATAAAAACAGGAAACTTTGAGGATAATCTTCCGGAAATAGAAAGCTGCGATTGGATCATTGAGGCTGTTGTAGAAAAATTAGAAATCAAGAAAAGCATTTTTACAAGTGTCGAAAAATACCGTAAACCCGGCACCTTAATTACTACCAACACTTCCGGCATTCCGATAGCGTTGATGGAGGACGGAAGAAGTGATGATTTTAAAAAACATTTCTGCGGAACGCATTTCTTTAATCCGCCCCGCTATTTACGCCTCCTTGAAATTATTCCGGGAACCAATACCGACAAGGAAATTATTTCCTTCCTCATGGAATACGGTGACCTTTATCTCGGTAAAACCACTGTACTCTGTAAGGACACTCCTGCTTTTATCGCTAACCGCATCGGTGTGTTTGGCATCATGTATCTCTTCCATCTCGTCGAAAAAATGCAATTGGCCATTGAAGATGTTGATAAACTTACCGGGCCGGTTCTGGGAAGACCAAAGTCAGCCACCTTCAGAACCTGTGACGTGGTTGGGCTTGACACACTGGTACATGTTGCGAATGGTTTAAGCGCAGGGTTGAAAGACGATAGTCTGAAAGAATATTTCAAACTTCCCGGTTACATCTCTAAAATGACAGAGAATAAATGGCTGGGCGATAAAACAAAGCAGGGATTTTATAAAAAAGTAAAAGGCGCTGATGGCAAGTCAGAAATTTTAGCGCTGGATCTCAGCAGTCTTGATTACAGGGCGCAAAAGAAAACGAAATTTGCAACACTGGAGTTGACAAAGACGGTAGATGATTTACGCGAAAGAATGAAAATTCTTGTAGCCGGTAAAGATCAGGCCGGTGAATTTTACAGAGCATCCTTCTATGGTTTATTCAGATATGTCTCTGAGAGAATCCCTGAAATTGCCGATGAAGTGTTTCGTATTGATGCCGCGATGGAATCAGGATTCGGCTGGGAGATTGGTCCTTTTGAGAGTTGGGATGTCCTCGGAGTGGAAGGCACACTTAAAGCCATGGAAAAAGCTGATATGAAAGGCGCTCCCTGGGTATATGATATGATCGCCGCCGGCTGTGCTACATTTTATAAAGTGCAAGATGGAAAGAAATGGTATTACGATATTCCATCGAAAGGCTACAAAATTATCCCCGGCCAGGAAGCCTATCTCTACTTACAACCCTTACGTGGAACTAAAACTGTTTGGAGCAATAGCGGTTGCAGCGTTATCGACATCGGTGATGATGTGCTTTGCTGTGAGTTCCGTACTAAAATGAATACAATTGGCGGTGAAGTAGTACAAGGTGTAAATAAAGCGATAGAACTGGCAGAAGAAAATTTTCAGGGATTAGTGATTGGAAATGAAGGACCCAATTTCAGTGCCGGTGCAAATCTGGCGATGGTTTTCATGATGGCCATTGAACAGGAATGGGATGAAATCGATATGGCCATTCGGATGTTTCAAAAAATGAACATGCGGGTACGGTATTCTTCAATTCCGGTAGTGGTTGCACCTTTTGGTTTAAGTCTGGGTGGCGGATGCGAGATGACTTTACATGCCGACAAAGTTCAAGCACATGCAGAACTCTATACAGGTATGGTTGAATTTGGGGTGGGTTTAATTCCCGGAGGCGGTGGTTCTAAAGAATTCGCATTAAGATTATCTGATAGCTTCAAGGAAGGCGATATTGAAATTAATGCTTTGCGCGACCGTTTTCTGACCATTGGACAGGCAAAAGTTTCTACTTCCGCCGCCGAAGCCTTCGATTTGGGGATTCTGAGGCCCGGATTAGATGAAGTTAGCATGAATAAAAGCAGGCTCCTTTCTGATGCCAAGAGTGCTGTTATTGAATTAGCGTCAGCCGGCTACACCCAAAAGTCACCCAGAAAAGATATTAAAGTATTAGGAAAGAGTGGCTTAGGTATTGTTTGGGTAGGTGCAGATACCATGTATTCAGGTCATTATATCAGTGAACACGACCAGAAAATCAGTCAAAAACTCGGATTTATACTTTGTGGAGGGGATTTAAGCAGCCCTACTTTAGTCTCTGAACAGTATTTACTGGATCTGGAAAGGGAAGCATTTCTCTCATTATGTGGGGAAAAGAAGACACTTGAAAGAATTCAATCTATTTTGACCACAGGAAAACCTTTGAGGAATTAA
- a CDS encoding toxin-antitoxin system YwqK family antitoxin, producing MKRWCILLMFLFAMPVLLSAQTEDKPKYAPGREKHRNKTDELGQKQGLWRTYNSLGDLINEVEYVNDRRHGISRRFYPYGKIMEEIEYQNGIKEGVYKRYFYSGQIKQEGEYIANKKDGKWTKYYEDGEVASEGRYKNNKRDGDWRTFNRKGQLINASSYKDGVDLKAAAEEAKKAEAAKKALEAKKAAEKGGKPGVAPGDSTMKANAPVPTPTPPPTPVDTTKK from the coding sequence ATGAAACGTTGGTGTATCCTGTTGATGTTTCTGTTTGCAATGCCTGTACTTCTTTCAGCGCAAACAGAAGATAAGCCCAAATATGCTCCCGGACGGGAAAAGCATCGTAATAAGACTGATGAGCTTGGTCAAAAGCAGGGGCTATGGCGTACTTATAATTCTTTAGGAGATTTGATCAATGAAGTGGAATATGTCAATGACAGAAGACATGGCATTAGTCGCCGCTTTTATCCTTACGGAAAGATAATGGAAGAAATCGAATATCAAAATGGTATTAAAGAAGGTGTTTACAAGAGATACTTCTATTCCGGTCAGATTAAACAGGAAGGAGAATACATCGCCAATAAGAAGGATGGAAAATGGACGAAGTACTATGAAGATGGTGAAGTAGCCTCCGAGGGACGTTATAAAAACAACAAACGCGATGGCGATTGGAGAACTTTCAACCGCAAAGGTCAACTGATCAACGCCTCTTCCTATAAAGATGGTGTTGACTTGAAAGCAGCGGCGGAAGAAGCCAAAAAAGCAGAAGCCGCGAAGAAGGCGTTGGAAGCAAAAAAAGCTGCTGAAAAGGGAGGTAAGCCGGGTGTTGCTCCGGGAGATTCCACCATGAAAGCAAATGCACCGGTTCCGACACCAACCCCTCCACCTACTCCGGTGGATACGACCAAAAAATAA
- a CDS encoding porin has product MFLKNQPLQIRLKQILLLFSFVLGLLFSPTNSVLAQEAKDTLKKETPKKWFETMAIRGYVQVRYNRLLETNPDLKCEQCDKSWGDNGGFFLRRVRIIWSGQISKQVYFYIQPDFASSASSTSLQFAQLRDAYIDLGVDQKNEFRFRFGQSKIPFGFENLQSSQNRLPLDRNDALNSALSNERDLGGMFYYAPEKIRKLYASLVADGLKGSGDYGIFGFGLYNGQTANKPELNNNQHIVGRLTYPFQIGNQIIEPGVQGYTGKFVMPTDQLSAGVKTNEKKEYLDERFAGSFVLYPKPFGIQAEYNVGKGPEFNKATDSIEVRDLKGGYVTVSYKTNIGHHILIPFGRYQFYKGGKKHELDARSYEVEEYEIGVEWQPIKQFEFVAMYTISSRRFEDFKKQDNLQDGSLLRLQAQINF; this is encoded by the coding sequence ATGTTCCTGAAAAATCAACCCCTGCAAATTAGGCTGAAACAAATCCTACTCCTGTTTTCTTTCGTACTTGGTCTTCTGTTTTCTCCCACCAACTCTGTTTTGGCGCAAGAAGCCAAGGATACCTTAAAAAAAGAAACACCTAAAAAATGGTTCGAAACCATGGCTATCCGTGGTTATGTTCAGGTTAGGTATAACCGCTTACTGGAAACGAATCCTGATTTGAAATGTGAACAATGTGATAAAAGCTGGGGCGATAACGGTGGTTTCTTCTTACGCCGGGTTCGGATTATCTGGTCGGGGCAGATCTCCAAACAAGTCTATTTTTACATTCAACCTGATTTCGCAAGTTCAGCGAGCTCTACCAGCCTGCAGTTTGCACAGCTAAGAGATGCTTATATTGATTTAGGTGTCGATCAAAAGAATGAGTTCAGATTCCGATTTGGTCAGAGTAAAATCCCCTTCGGGTTTGAGAATTTGCAGAGTAGTCAGAATCGCTTACCGCTCGACCGGAATGATGCACTTAACAGCGCTTTGAGTAATGAACGCGATCTGGGTGGAATGTTCTATTATGCGCCGGAAAAAATCAGGAAATTATATGCAAGTCTGGTAGCGGATGGACTAAAGGGCTCGGGCGATTATGGAATTTTTGGTTTTGGTTTGTACAACGGACAAACCGCTAATAAACCGGAGTTAAACAACAACCAGCATATTGTTGGACGTCTCACCTATCCTTTTCAAATCGGGAACCAGATTATTGAACCCGGAGTCCAGGGGTATACAGGAAAATTTGTAATGCCCACAGATCAGTTAAGTGCAGGTGTTAAAACCAATGAGAAAAAAGAATATCTCGACGAACGCTTTGCGGGTTCCTTTGTCCTCTATCCAAAGCCTTTCGGAATACAAGCAGAATACAATGTTGGAAAAGGTCCTGAGTTTAACAAAGCAACAGACTCCATTGAAGTGCGGGATTTAAAAGGAGGTTACGTCACCGTATCTTACAAAACAAACATCGGCCATCATATTCTTATTCCATTTGGAAGATATCAATTTTACAAAGGAGGCAAGAAGCATGAATTGGATGCACGAAGCTATGAGGTAGAAGAATATGAAATTGGCGTGGAATGGCAACCTATCAAACAATTCGAATTCGTGGCCATGTATACGATCTCTTCGCGTCGTTTTGAAGATTTCAAAAAGCAGGATAATTTACAAGACGGAAGTCTGTTGAGATTGCAGGCGCAGATAAATTTTTAG
- a CDS encoding homogentisate phytyltransferase → MKQLLLLWKFSRPHTLIGSFVSVTSLLFVALAGEHPGLELLAPYLIGLIAALCCNIYITGLNQWSDVEVDRINKPWLPIPSGQLSSKGAMRIILVCLVLALLLAMMLSFFFLALIGSIAVLGTVYSLPPFKLKRNHFFAAATITLVRGVLVNIGFYVHYKMILNESVIPDTTIILLTLFVVLFSIGIAWFKDIPDTDGDKKFAFGTLPLLIGRRATFRLGVALLTMAYLIMMYAGFMQLLPNGNYYLVTHVILLLFFIVAALSVKLSDSKSIKKFYLFFWVLFFLEYILYPLGLYV, encoded by the coding sequence ATGAAACAGCTCCTTCTACTTTGGAAATTCAGCAGGCCCCATACATTAATCGGGTCCTTTGTAAGTGTGACGTCACTCTTGTTTGTTGCATTAGCCGGTGAGCATCCCGGTCTGGAATTACTGGCTCCGTATCTCATTGGATTGATTGCAGCCCTTTGTTGTAATATTTATATTACCGGACTCAATCAATGGTCGGATGTGGAAGTGGACCGGATCAACAAACCCTGGTTACCCATTCCTTCCGGACAGCTTTCTTCCAAAGGAGCGATGCGGATCATTCTGGTTTGTCTGGTGTTGGCGCTATTGCTAGCCATGATGCTTTCCTTCTTTTTTCTTGCTTTGATTGGCAGCATCGCTGTATTAGGAACTGTCTATTCGCTACCGCCATTTAAACTCAAGCGGAATCATTTTTTTGCTGCTGCAACAATTACGCTGGTGAGAGGTGTGCTGGTGAACATTGGGTTTTATGTCCACTATAAAATGATTTTGAATGAATCGGTAATACCCGATACGACTATAATACTGCTCACCTTATTTGTAGTGTTATTCAGTATTGGTATTGCGTGGTTTAAAGATATTCCCGATACCGATGGAGATAAAAAATTCGCTTTTGGCACGCTGCCACTCTTAATTGGTCGTCGCGCCACCTTTCGATTGGGGGTTGCTCTGCTCACTATGGCTTATCTCATTATGATGTATGCCGGTTTCATGCAGCTTTTACCCAATGGCAATTACTACCTCGTGACTCATGTTATTTTATTGCTATTTTTTATAGTCGCAGCTCTTTCTGTAAAGTTATCAGACAGCAAGAGCATTAAAAAATTCTATCTTTTCTTCTGGGTGTTATTTTTTCTGGAATATATTTTATATCCCCTTGGACTGTATGTATGA